A segment of the Trifolium pratense cultivar HEN17-A07 linkage group LG7, ARS_RC_1.1, whole genome shotgun sequence genome:
ATTATAGAATGCACTATTTTTGGAACCGTACTCAAAACTGACCATGATATCTATCCCGGCAGGATCAAAATCCACTAGCGCGAAAATAGGTAGTTGAAATCGTAACTTCAAGCTTCTTACTAGACCCCTTACTGCCATACTCGGCCGACCATGAGAACTAATAATGATGCACTTATGAGAAATGTGGAAATCATCATCAGATAGTCTAGCTAGTATACAATCCTTTTCAACCAAAAGAATATAATCAGCTTCCGTCCTCAGATCAGTGATCACACCAGTTGGTATTGGTTTCTCAACTCTTCTGCAGTCGACAATTTCATTTTTGTACACAAAAGTTAAATCTCCAATCACATATCCGGTTGGAGCTGCATAAATGTTTAAGCTTGTTCTGGTGCATTCTAACATAGCAGCAATGTAATCCACAATAGTAGTTGACTGACTTTCTGATGTGAAAAAAGTATTCATATAATACAGAGCTCTCAATGTTGTAGACCGATTTGCCCTTAAGTTGCTTCGAATCTTATGAAGCATCCAATGTATACTTTGTCCCCCTGCTTGAGGGTGAAATCATAAAACGCTTAAGTAGGACGATATGTCCAACCTCTTTCAAGTATATGTGATCAGTGAGAGAAGGGACcgcaaattcaggataagagaAAAACACAAACTTTTACATTTCCAAGAAAagttcactctctctctcttaccttttccataatcaataaccaatcaAAATTGTTTATACCTTTTCAAGTAACCTTTTTACTAAAAAGCttacattcaattattatattttactttttcttaataagtgtgatttttatttttttctcttacattttgggacggagggagtaaaatcTAAAACgaattttaatatattgataatatgggtcttttttcctttcaaaaaataTGGGTCTTTTTTCTCGAAATGAACATGTTTGTTATTTAtaaaatctaatgaaaaataaCTCTTTGTTGATGGGcttaaaattacaaatttagTAACCTTACCTTTAAGACCCACtctaaaatgtaaaaaaaatctgattttatGCATGCAGATGTTTAGGTTGTGGGCAACTCTATCTTGAAAGCTAATTTGAAACTATAGGAGGGACCTACATCGAGAGACTAGTAGTAAATATTTTTCTTGGCTTTTTGTAATAAACTTCACTTGAATGGGTAGTTATTTGATGTGCcttttaaccaataaaattaTAGCATTTGCGTTAAGTATTTAAATCAaaactataaattaattttttatcgtaaaatagttttaatttttttattttcattggtTAGAAAACATACAGgagtgtaacaaaaaaaaagaagagtatgAGGGTACAAAGTAATAATAGCATTTActataaatactccctccgtatcAAAATATACgtcattttgagaaaaaaattatactaaaagTCATTATACAATATCAATAAAgtatttaatgctattttttttattatacttttaattatttatcaCTCTCTCTTATTTTActtcttcaatttatctttttcataCTATTAATGAAGGgcaattttgtaaattaagtcataatttctcttttccatacaataatgattacatttcttttttttttttttgacaataatgattacatttcttaatttgtgtaatatAGTTAAAACGACTTATATTTTAGTAAGGAGATAATATAATTCAGCTTTGGAGAGAAGATGTGTAAATATTAGACACATATGGATAAAGTGCAATTTAATATTAATCACGAGTAAAATgtacacataaataaataaaaaaaaaagttaaaaaaagttaataagTTTTTACCACCTGTAAGGTACCCGAGTTTTAGTTTACCTCTTgtaatatctttttttattattccaCTACGATGTGAAAATACATTCTCTGATGTTGCTTTGACATTTTTAGATGTAGACATATATATTGTCAGTTAATTAAGGCAAAGTCTTCATAAAAAGGGCACTACTTGACTTTTGTCAAGTTCAGAATCTTGTGTGCAACTTATAAGTCCTTCATAATCTTCATTTGATCAGAATTTAGTCTGCATTAGTACTTGTTCCATCAGAGTTGTCTTCAGAACAAGAACTTAGTCTCGAAATTCTTGAAATGACTTGATCAGAGTTGACTTTAGAACTAATATATTGTTCTAGAAAGTCTTGAAGAgtctttgactttttttttgaacgacaaatatattattaataaaatcaagTCTCTGTACAAGATGAACAAAGACCGGTAAAATAGGAGTTATAAAATAAACGCGCCatatataagcggaacaccgATGTTAATACCAAAACCTTACACTACCTAAAAGAGTTCAACTTCTAATCTCATTCTTAAAAAGACACTCCTCAGTTTCCAGACACTcctctttaattttatgttcaGTTAATGTAAAATTTTCTATCAGAAGTAGATTAATTTGTCTATTTTTCTACGGCAAGTTCTATGGTACATTAGACAATTTCTAATGTATCGGTACATGGGgtatcaaattaataaataaaatgaatattttttcaaaaaaaattatttttctatcattaaaaacattataataacCAAATATCATTAaccaaaattgtaaaaaatataaattttgatattttttgaatttttattcttcataatagtcaatattcaattttttattgaaaaaatgttaaaatattagtgtaatcattataaacaatgaaattgtattttttcttgTACTATTATTAtatctaaaatacaataatcaactaatagtatttttaattcataaaaataattgttaatttattaatttacgACTTCAAGTACCAGAACACTTGAATTATTCAAATGTACCGtataaactctttttttctACACACTTAAAATACGCATCAGACTTCAGAGTATTCATTATTCTTATACATAGTGTTTAGTCTTCACTAGAACTTGCTCCATAGAGTTGTCTTCAGAACCGTAACTTAGTCTCGAAATTCTTGAAGTGACTTGATCAGAGTTGACTTTAGAACTAGAATCTTGTTTTAGAAATTCTTGAAGAGTCTTTGACTAGAATTTGTCTTCTTGATGACTATGGTCAAAACCAAACTATCCATCATAGTTTGTCGACCATTAGAGTTAACTTTCAAactctttaattttatgttcaGTATATGTAAATTTTTCTATCAAAAGTAGATTAAATAGTCTATTTTTCTACATACTCAAAACACGCATCAAACTTCAGAGTATTCAATTATTCTTATACACAGTGttaattatcatcaaaactGTAGagatttattttctcaaaaccaTTTTAATTAGTTTAACAATTATGACACTTGTTAGCacgttttaacttttttaatatgtgtaaaaaattattgaatgatATACTTATTAATAAAAGTGTCAACCGCTGTCAAACAAGTCAACCGCTGAGTGGAAGGCTTCCACTCAACCGTCCACTCAACCGTCCCTGAAAGTGTCAACCGCTGTCAAACAAGTCCTTGAAAGTattaaaatgattaaaaagtCCTCCATTATTTGTTCtgttagtcaatttagtccaaaaCGTTATCTTTCTGTTAACTATGATGATGTGGCAGattgattataatattttaataatttttttatttccactttaaatttattttatttaacattaatttaaaacagaaagaataattaaatataacaaattaaaataaattcatagtaaaacaaaagaaaattcataCTCAATCTTTCCTAGATTTAGAAACCTGCCCAAGATTCCTCCTCTTTTTGAAACCGAACCTCTTCAAAACTGAATTTCATAAACACCTTTTTTATtccaacaaagaaaaaatcaattttgactTCAAAATCAAATACAATGGCTTATTGATCAGATCCATCTTCTTCCCCAAAGTCGATCTGAAATCTGTTCATAACAATGCTGCAACACATTATCCATGAATTGAATGGGGTTGAAAGGTGTTAGACTCGGTGGTGGTGGGGTGCTCTGAATGAGGAAACTTTGTTTTTCTTGCCTTTGATTCTTTTTGAAAATGATTGTAAGAAGCTAAAAAGAATCATTTAAAGTTAAGCCCTGTAATGTATCACACTATAATCCGCGGATATTGCAAATTGGAACCATTTGATGAGGCTTTGGAGTTGTTGACTGAGATGAAGGATTTTGGTCTGCCGATGAATATGAGAAGCTCATCCAGTCTCTCTACTTGAAGTCTTTGTTTGGATTGGGAAAGAGCAGAAATACTGCAacaagaaatgaaagaaaaaggtTTACAAATAAATTGTGCCACATGAAACTGTTATAGTAATTAATTTCAGCTATCATGGAGCTCTGCTTCTGTTAGTGCTGCTGGAGGCAACTTTCTTTTGTGATTGCATTAAAATTGAGCTGCATTGTTGAATGTGGAGAAGAGTTCTGCTTCAATTGTTTGATCAATAAAAGCAAATATACTAAAAGTAGTGATCATAAAGTGTAACAGGGAGTTTGAAGTTTAGAAAGGGAGTGTAGAGGGATTAGAGTTCATATGATTAATTATGTGTTTTAGTGCAAGTATTCTAAATGATATTATTTCCTCATAGAATAATAGTATGTCTTAATGTGTGTGAGTTTTACTAGAAACTCTGAATGTGTCCGGGAATTATGTAGATTAATGGTCCTTTTGTCTcaagcaaaaaaatatttttattttatcctaatttttttttgacgaaatattTTATCCTAAAtcataagaaaaaacaattaactttatcatttttaatatttacttttacttattcctatgaaatttaatacaaattgcatttaatttactatCTGTTTCTTTTTCCTCTAATCAATTATCAATAAGAAATATCAATTGTTTGTTGGTTCGGTGttgattgacactgaacttgatagggaggatcacggttcgatcccccgcaactgcgatcgggagggagactgaaattacttgatgtcagaattgaaacttaaaaatttatttgtaataaACGTAAAATTTAACGACCTATTTATTACTTAAAAGATTTAAAGGATCTATATGATTACAATGTAAATCTTAAATTATCTATAAATGCATTTTGCCTAAAAAAGTGTAACAAACATATGtcatatttttaaaagtgataattttttaattccaattaaaaaaaaacactctaaCAAACAtaagtaatatttttaaaagtgataatttttatacaatttaaaatataaaaaaattgcaacaaacggtctcttaattttttttttaaacaagcaaacttaatgcatttcattcataataatagttgtcttaaaaaataataattcataataATAGTTTCAATGGGAAATACTTACTTAGGCACAACTACAAATTTGAGGTGTTaagcgcacacacacacacaataataaaaaaaataaggcttAATTGCAATTACTTAGGCACAACTACAAATTTGAGGTGTTaagcgcacacacacacacaataataaaaaaaataaggcttAATTGCAATTTTGGTCTCTCCttcccccctattttaaaattcgacAGTTTTTGTCCccctattataatttttaactataaattgACGATGTGATATGTTTTAAACGACATGAAATATGATTTGGTGATGAGAAAATATCAACATCGatgaaattgtaaaaaaaatccttcataaaattaatttaaaacacaTTGTATCACCATACCAACATcgattgatatatatttttttttggttacaagatatatatttttttttttgaaggaagatattttatttatttatatatgcctatatatatatatatatgctttgtGCCCAAATAAGACTTTTCAATACAAggtgaaaataaattttagttctaaaatatttttcatcataaTATTTTGTCTTACTTTTAAGATACTCCACTATTTTATATTGTTGTGTACTTGCGTTTTTTACTCTAGTCTCTACAGTATAAGTAGCATCACCTTATAAGATAACtgaaaaccctaaaccctaaaatctcATTCCCAATCTCAACCACTCAAACGATGGCGAACCAGATCTTCTCTCGCGTCATTCCCAAAACCCTAACCTCCCTTTTCTCTCGCTccctcaccaccaccaccaccaccaccaccgtccCTTCCTCCGCCATCTCTTTCCTTCGCCGTCTCCGTCCTCTCTCCACTCTTTCCCTCGCCTCCGGCCGCATCCTCCTCCCTAATTCCCACCGCGCTCTCTCAACTCGCGCTACCACTTCCTCTCTCAACGACCCTAACCCTAACTGGTCTAATCGTCCACCTAAAGAAACTATCTTGCTCGATGGATGCGATTTTGAACACTGGCTTGTTGTTATGGAGAAGCCTGAAGGTGATCTTACAAGAGATGAGATTATTAATGGTTACATCAAAACACTCGCGCAAGTTATTGGAAGGTTATTATCatgattataatttttctcaatttttattcaCTTTTATATATCATTCTGAAATCATTAATTTTTCTTGTGTGTTTTGTTcaatttgatgtatttttagGTTTATAGTGTTAATCCCAATATAATTCAGCCTTGGTTTGTTAGAgtatactttataaaaaaaatatttttttttaaaaaaattaatttttagggTTTTCTGCTTTATTTGCTTCtgattataaaaaatgattttggtaAACGGGACCAGTGATATTATCTTTGATAAGTTGTGTTTTgctgtataaaaaaaaaatcatttttcggAAAAATAATGCTGTTTTGTAAGAATGAATAGAtggttttgaataaataatgtaTGTGAGAATGGATGGTTGAAAAAATATGTTGCAGATTATGTAATAATGGTTGGTAAtagtattttttcaataatcactcttttttctttcaaaataatCATCTTTGGGGTTTTCTGCTCCCTTTGTTGCAGATTATAAAAAAGTGTTTTTGGAAAACGGTTCTAGTAATATCTTTGATAACTTGTGTTTTGGTGTAtagaaaaatcaattttgaaataATATACTAATATGTGAGAGTGAGAATGGATGGTCGAAAAATTATGATGTAGAGGATTATGTAATAATGTTATGTTTTGTTGTATAGAACAAATAATGGATAGGATGCGTGTGaatggttatttgtgttttttgttaGATCATTTAGTGTGGTTGGTTTGTATTTGTTTGTTAACAGTGAAGAAGAAGCGAGGATGAAGATATATTCTGTTTCAACTAGACACTACTTTGCATTTGGAGCTCTTGTGTCTGAAGAGCTTTCCTACAAGCTTAAAGGTATCGTATATGGTTCCAACTTCCTAAATTCTTTTGACTTTTCATTTTTATACTATTAACtatttaaatattgtttttcaaattgCAGAATTGGCCGGCGTTCGATGGGTTCTTCCTGATTCGTATTTGAATGTGAGGGAGAAGGATTATGGAGGTAAATTCTGTTGTCCTGTCTCATGGCTTTTAATTAtattcattcaatctaaggtgtaTGAATACCTCCAACTGTGTGTCTGTGTGAGTATAGGGAATAACACGTACAAGACTCCTAGGATCAAGTATAAATAAACGTAGAAAGATTTAATGTtccattaaaaaatatttaagactTTGCTGTGGGCATTCTTGAGGCATTACCTTGTAAGAAATCATAATTGTTCACTCAATTAATAAGTGTTCAACCTGTTGAAGTGTTATAGAGGATATGAATGTGTTtttttaacctttgtgtagatTAAGGGCTGAAGTTTGTTCAGCAAAAACTATTCATTCTAATTTCTACCAATAGTCGTCTGATATTAACCTTTAGCTTGCTTATTAATCTATTGACTATTGATTTATATCGTGATTAACTTGAGTCATATATCTTTGTTATAGTATATTATTATAGGTGGTACAATACGCATAATGTAAACACTTACCTTAGCATATCTTATTTCTTAGAACACCCAAAGTTTGATAGTTGGTGGacttttttgtttccttttcaCCAGGTGAGCCCTTTATAAATGGGGAAGCAGTTCCTTATGATCCAAAGTATCATGAAGAATGGGTAAGGAACAATGCCCGTGCAAATGAAAGGAACAGGCGCAATGACAGACCTCGTAATAATGACAGGTCAAGAAACTTTGATAGGAGAAGGGAAAATGTGGTGAACAGAGATATGCAGACTAggcctcctcctcctcctcctaaTGCACAGACTCCTGGCGGTGGGTTCCCTTCCAACAATGGCGGTGGGTTCCCTCCCAATAATGGCGGTGGGTACCCTCCTAACAATGGTCCTGGATATGCTCCTGCCCCTCCTAGCAACCAACCTGGATACGGTCCACCAAATCCAAGCGGATACCGTGGTCCACCAAATCCAAGTGGATATGGCCCACAAAATCCAGGTGCGTATGGTCCTCCAAATTCAGGCGGATATCCTCCTAATAACAATGGTGGTTACCCTCCCAATCCTAACATGAATAGAGCCCCTCCTCCTAATAGTGGATATGCCCCTCCTAATAGTGGATACGCCCACCCGGGTGGTGTGCAACAAAACCAGAACATTGGAGGGGTGCCTCCAAATGTTGGAGGATGGGGAAATAATCAGTAGCTAAAGAAGCCAAAATAGTTTAGgtgaatatgtaatgaatggTCCTTGACATTTTGTACAAGCGACTGACTTgatctttttctattttctatttataaGTGTGGTACTTGGAAGAAGTTTTTCTAGTTCGAAttctttatgaaaataaactaaaGAACATACTTTTTCTGGTGAATTGAATATTTATCCAATGTGAAATTCACAATATTGTAAATTTCTTTATAAAGCATATTTGATATTTGGCTTAATTgattaaatggtcccttaaagatattttaggttttacaatggtcccttacagaaaaaaaggttcaaattGATCCTTTATTGATGTAATTGTTAGCCACATAGGTCCTTCTGTTAGTGTTTAGACAAAAAAcgttaacttaaaaaaaaaatgaagatatcttcatcttcctctctctctttctctcaccAGAACAAACAACTGACCAAAATCTCACCCAGAACAAacaatttgaccaaaaaaaccaaacaacaaTCTAATCCCattgtgttgttgttgatttggtTGTACCGTTGTGTTGTCCTAAGATCCAGTGGTTTGAA
Coding sequences within it:
- the LOC123895102 gene encoding multiple organellar RNA editing factor 8, chloroplastic/mitochondrial, yielding MANQIFSRVIPKTLTSLFSRSLTTTTTTTTVPSSAISFLRRLRPLSTLSLASGRILLPNSHRALSTRATTSSLNDPNPNWSNRPPKETILLDGCDFEHWLVVMEKPEGDLTRDEIINGYIKTLAQVIGSEEEARMKIYSVSTRHYFAFGALVSEELSYKLKELAGVRWVLPDSYLNVREKDYGGEPFINGEAVPYDPKYHEEWVRNNARANERNRRNDRPRNNDRSRNFDRRRENVVNRDMQTRPPPPPPNAQTPGGGFPSNNGGGFPPNNGGGYPPNNGPGYAPAPPSNQPGYGPPNPSGYRGPPNPSGYGPQNPGAYGPPNSGGYPPNNNGGYPPNPNMNRAPPPNSGYAPPNSGYAHPGGVQQNQNIGGVPPNVGGWGNNQ